The following is a genomic window from Marinobacter sp. NP-4(2019).
GGTTGATGAGAGTGTCCGGTGTCACCAGATACATCCAGTCGTCCATGCGGACGTCGATGGTGCCATCGCCATATGACACACGTAATACGTAATTCATGTGGATGGCATTGCCCTGCCATCGCATGGTACCCGGCTCCACCACGTCTCCGGCATCGGCGTGATAGCCGGCATCGGAAGGTGTCAGCGTCCAGGTCCGGGTCTGCACTTCACCGTCGTCGAAGCGAAATACTTCGTCCAGCGTGCCCACACCCCGGGCATCCCAGCTGGCATCGATATCGGCATCGAACGTCCGGATAACCTTCCCCGACCAATCCTTGACCACGCCTTGCGCGGAAAGTTCGCCATCAAAGAAACGGTCGGGAACCAGTTGTGGATGGCGGTCGCCGTAGTCGTCCAGGGTCGGCCCGGCGCATCCAGCCAGAATCACTGTCAACAATAACCACAAGGGTAATCGCAGGCCAGCCTGTGTAGCGGAAGGTCTGGGTATTTGCATGACTTTTACACTCCCGAAGCAGAATTCACTGACACACCACTTCCGGGGAATACGCCCACAGCCAGGTTTTCGATCAACCCTTCATCTGCCCCCGGTTCCGATATCGTCATTTCAGCCAATTGTCTTTTCTGACAGGCGGGCTGGCGGTTTTCGTCAATGGAACACCTGTTTGAATGCCGTAAAACATTTGTCATCGGAGGGCCCGTTGCCTTCCACCCGATTTCCCTTACAGGACAGAGGTACTGTTATGCCGGTTTACAAGGCGCCCCTGCGCGACATGAAATTTCTGCTCAACGATGTGTTTGACTACCCCGGTCACTACGCGTCGCTGAGAAGCGGCGAAAACGCCACCCCGGACATTGTTGAGGCGATCCTCAGTGAGTGCGGAAAATTCTGCGAGGAAGTGCTCAGTCCGCTGTATCAGCCCGGTGACGAAGAAGGCTGTAAGCTGGCAGACGGTGTGGTCACCACGCCGAAGGGCTACAAGGAAGCCTACGAGCAGTACGCCATGGGTGGCTGGCAGGGACTGTCCGCACCGGAAGAGTACGGCGGTCAGGGCCTGCCCGCTTCCATGGGTCTGCTGAAACAGGAAATGATGGGCACCGCCAACTGGCCGTTCTCGATGTACCCGGGCCTGTCCCTGGGCGCCATGAATACCATTTACCTGCATGGCTCCGAGGATCAGAAACAAACCTACCTGGTACCACTGACGGAAGGCACCTGGGGCGGCACCATGTGTCTGACGGAACCCCAGTGCGGTACCGACCTGGGCCAGGTCAAAACCAAAGCGGAACCCCAGGCCGATGGCAGCTACAAGCTCACTGGTACCAAGATTTTCATCTCCTCCGGTGACCACGATCTGACCGAGAACATTGTCCACATTGTGCTGGCACGGCTGCCGGATGCACCCAAGGGCACCAAGGGGATCAGCCTGTTTATCGTTCCCAAGTTCCTGCCGGACGGCAACGGCGGTATCGGCGAGCGCAACGGCGTGAACTGCGGCAGCCTGGAAAAGAAAATGGGTATCAAGGCATCCGCCACCTGTGTGATGAATTTTGACGAAGCCACCGGATTCCTGATCGGTCCGGAAAACGAAGGTCTGAACTGCATGTTCACCTTCATGAACACCGCCCGCATCGGTACCGCCATCCAGGGTGTCGGTCCGGCTGAGCTGTCCTATCAGTGGGCCCTGGACTACGCCAAGGAACGCCGCTCGATGCGTGCGCTGTCCGGCAAGAAAGACCCCGAACACGTGGCCGACGCGCTGATTCACCACGCCGACGTACGTCGCATGCTGCTGACCCAGAAAGCCATCGCCGAGGGTGGACGCGGGATGCTGTACTACGCCGCCAGGGTGGCCGATCACATGGTGGAGGGGCACTCAGAAGGCGATGAGAAGAAAGCCGCGAAATACGACGACAAACTCGGTTTCCTGACACCGATCCTCAAGGGCTTCCTGACCGAGTTGGGTAACGAGGCGGCGAATATCGGCATGCAGGTGTTCGGCGGCCACGGTTACATCCGCGAGCACGGCATGGAGCAGATTGCCCGTGATACCCGCATCGCCACCCTGTACGAAGGCACCACCGGTATTCAGGCACTGGATCTTCTGGGCCGCAAGGTGCTGCTGATGACCCAGGGTGGTGCGGTACGCGAGTTCACCCTGATCATCGCGAATTTCGCCCGCAAGCACCTGACCGACAAGCGACTGCGGCCATTCGCGGTGGAACTGCTGAAGCTCACCGCACAATGGAACCTGCTGACCGTTCGCATCATGCTGGCGGCCCGCAAGGACCGGGATGTGGTCAGCGCCGCCGCCCACGACTTCCTGATGTACAGCGGTTATGTGTCCATGGCCTACATCTGGGCCCGTCAGGCGGCGGTCGCTGCCGACAAGCTGGACAACGGCGGTGACGAATCCGAGGAGTTCTACAAGGCCAAACTGGCCACTGCGGAATTCTACTACGAACGCCTGCTGCCCCGCGCCCAGGCCCACGCCACCAGCATGCTCAGCCCCAGCAAGAACCTGATGCAACTGGACGCAGAGGACATGAGCTTTACCGCCTGATCCTCCCGGATCTTGCCCTGAAAGAGGAGCCGCCCGGCTCCTCTTTTTTATCTTCCCCGCCTTACATCTTCGTCAACCTGAAGCGACTGACAGGTTAACTGTCGCCTTTAACAACATTGACATTGATCAATAAGTTATTGAGAATCATTCGCACCTTATTTATCGTTTGATAAATCACCTGTTAGTAAAATTAACAAACGGACGATCCTGCCCATGTCTGATCACCCTGCATTTTCAAGTACTGCCGTGACACCGCCGTTGTCGCCAGACAGCGCCAAGACCGATCATTTCCTGTTCAACAGCACCAACCTGACGCATTACCGCAGCAGCCTGCTCCAGGGGCTGGACCTGATCGAGGCGCGGATGAAAAAGGTCAAACAACCATTCAGCGGAATATTGCCCAGGGAACTGGCCGAACAGTTCGAACAGTTGGACCTGGACCAGCCCTGCAACGGCATGGACGAAGCCCTCGCGGAGCTTGACCGGCTCTACCTGGAGGACGCCGTCTATTTCCACCACCCTCACTATACCGCTCACCTCAACTGCCCGGTCACCATTCCCGCGATCACCGCAGAGCTTATCCAGGCATCATTCAACACCTCCGTGGATACCTGGGATCAGAGCGGCGGCGGTACCTTCATTGAACAGCGGTTGATTGACTGGACCGCCAACCGTATCGGGTTCGACCGCAACGCTGACGGGGTGTTTACCAGCGGCGGCACCCAGTCCAACCTGATGGCCATGTTGCTGGCCCGGGACAACCTGTCCCAACACTTCTGGCAGCACAGCACACGGGAGCAGGGGCTGCATCCGGACGCCCACCGATTCCGCATCTTCTGCTCCGAAGTCAGCCATTTCAGCATCCAGAAGGCCGCAGCGCTACTGGGACTGGGTTATGACGCCGTGGTCCCGGTGCCCTGTGATGCTTACTATCGCATGGACCTGTCCGCCCTGACGCATGCAATCGAGACAACCCGCGAACAGGGACTGCTGCCGATGGCGGTGGTGGCAACCGCCGGCACCACTGATTTTGGCAGCATCGATCCAATTACCCCGATCGCAGAACTGAGCCGGCGTGAAGGCCTCTGGCTTCATGTGGATGCCGCCTATGGCTGTGGCCTGCTGACGTCTTCCCGCCATCGTCACCTGCTGAAGGGCATCGAGCAGGCGGACTCGGTCACCGTCGACTACCACAAATCTTTCCTGCAGCCGGTCAGTTGCAGCGCCTTGCTGGTGCGCCATAAACACACCCTCGGGTGTGTCACCTGGCACGCCGAATACCTGAACCCCCTTTGCCAACGTCAGGAAGGCACGCCCAATCTGGTGGACAAGAGCCTGCAGACCACCCGCCGTTTCGATGCTCTCAAACTCTGGCTGACCCTACGTGCGCTTGGGCCCGAGGCGATTGGCTCGGCTTTCGACAAGGTCATCCACCTGGCCCGCCAGGGTTACCTGCTGCTGTTATCCGACAACGATATCGAGATCCTTCACCAGCCCCAACTCAGTACCCTGGTGTTCCGCTACCGCCCTGACATGGCCATGAGTGAGGCCACACTGGACCAGCTCAACCAGTCCATCCGCAAGGCGTTGATGCGCTCCGGTGAGGCCCTGGTCGCCGCCACCCGGGTCCATGGTCGGCAGTACCTGAAGTTCACCCTGCTTAACCCCGACACCCACATACGGGATGTCCAGGCGGTCCTGCGCCTGATCAAGCGCCACGGCGCTGAAGCTCTTTCCGCTCATACAGCCGATTACACCCAACAACCGATGGAGGTCGCCCATGTCGGATAACACCCTTGATTTCATTGCCATCGGTCTGGGCCCCTTTAACCTGAGCCTGGCCTGCCTCGCCGAGCCGCTGGAGGACCTGAGCGGTCTGGTGCTGGATGAAAACCCCCAGTTCGACTGGCATCCGGGCATGATGCTGGAAAACGCCCGGCTGCAAACCCCGTTCCTGTCGGACCTGGTCACCCTGGCGGACCCCACCAGCCCCTACAGTTTTCTCAATTATCTCAAGGCCCGGGGCCGCATTTATTCGTTCTATATTCGCGAGAGCTTTTTCCTGTTGCGCCGCGAGTACAACCAGTACTGCCAGTGGGCCGCCAGCCAATTGAGCAACGTCCGATTCAACACCCGCGTGGAAGCCATCCACTACGATGACACCGCCAACCATTACGTGGTCACAGCACGCTGCAGCCGGAATGGCAATGAACAGCGGTTCCGCGCCCGCCGTCTGGTACTGGGCACCGGACCGCGCCCGGCGGTACCACCCTGCTGCGAACATCTGGATGGCTCGGCCATCCATTCATCCGGGTACCTTGACCACAAATCGGAATTGCAGACCCAGCCGTCCATTACCGTGCTCGGAAGCGGGCAGAGTGCTGCCGAGATATTCCACGACCTGCTGCAGGACGTCGACCGCTTTGGCTATCAGCTGAACTGGATCACCCGGTCCCCCCGCTTCTTCCCGCTGGAATACAGCAAGCTGACCCTGGAGATGACCTCTCCCGAGTACGTGGACTATTTCCACGATTTGCCAGCGGAAACCCGAGATGATCTGGTGACCAATCAGAAGCATCTTTACAAGGGTATCAATACCGATCTGATCAACGATATCTTCGATCTGCTGTACACCAAGCGACTGGCAACGGATGTGCCTGTCAACCTGCTCACCAACAGCCGCTTGGAGTCCGCCCGTTTCTGCGGCAACAGCAAGCACCATGAGCTGACGTTCCGCCATCTGGAGCAGGACCGGCCGTTTTCTCTGAACACTGCCGGTCTGGTACTGGCCACCGGCTACCAGTACCGGGAACCCGACTTCCTGAAGGGCATCGCGGGACGACTCCGCCGTGACAACCGCGGTCGGTTTGCGGTTGGACGCAACTACAGCATTGATCACCAGGGCCGGGAAATATTCGTGCAGAATGCGGAATTGCACACCCATGGCTTTGTCACCCCCGACCTGGGTATGGCGTGCTATCGCAATGCCTGGATCTTGCGCGAGCTGACCGGACGGGAACCCTACGCCATAGAGCAGGCCATTGCCTTCCAGCAATTCGGCGCCCCCGAATTCGATGGGGTTATGCAAGCTACCGGCTCACCGATGGAGCCGGCGTAAGATGGCTATGACGGTTAAACATTGGCTGGTTGCCATCACCATCGCTGCGGTGGTCAGCGATTCCATGTTGCTGCCCTTTTATCCGCATTTTTTCGCCAGTGTGTTCGGCATCACCGATCCCGGGCATATCGGGCTCTACCTCAGTGCCTGCTGCCTCACCATCGTTCTGGCCTTCCCGATGTGGGCCAGGATCTCCCGGCGGATACCGGTACTGCAGCTACTGATTCCAACACAACTGGCGGCTGGTGGGCTGAGTATCCTCTGCTACTGGGCCGATACCCCGCTGTCCTTCTGGATTCTGTCGCTGGTCATGCTGGTATTCAAGGGCAGTTATCTGCTGGTCTACCCGATGATCATGGCGGCCGAACGCCAGGATAACCATGGCAATACCATCGGCCTGTTATCCGTGGTGGTTCACATTGGCGGTATTGCCGGTGCCGTGCTCGGTGGGGTGGTGTTGCAGTGGTTTGAACCCCGCCAGGTGTTCCTGGTGATGGCGGTCAGCGATTTCATCCAGACCGGTGTCTGTCTCTATCTCATTCGCCGCCCGGATTCCCGGCCTGAATCAGAGGAACCGTCAAAGGCAGCGCCCGAAAAGAGCCGGGTCACCTCGACCGTGATTTACAAGCTGGGACTGGTGATGTTCCTGTTCTATTTCAGCGCCTACCTCACCCGCCCGTTCTTCGTTCGCTATTGGGAATCGGTTACCCCGACCACGGGAGAGATCCTTTCCGGGCTGGTGTTTGCCATTCCGGCCGGGATCGCGATCCTGGCGTTATGGCTCAACGCCCGCAGCGGCCGTACCCGATCGCCAGGGGAGGGTCTGCTGACGGCCATGATGCTGGGAAGCGTTGGCCTGGCCCTGCAGGGACTGAATCAGGAGTGGCTGATCCTGGCTGGTCGCTGCCTGTTTGGCTGGGCCCTGTTCCAGGTCACCGTTCAGCTGGATCAGTTGCTGTTTGCCCTGAGCCACCCCGAGGCCTACGCCACTGACTTCAGCAAAATCAATATCTTCCAGCAGCTGGGGGTGCTGGCAGCGGCCTCATCCGCCGGCGGACTCGTGGGGCTATTGGGACTGCAAATCCCCTTTGCCGTCGCCGCCGCCGGCCTGGTATTCACGGCCGCCGTCTACGCCGCGCTGTTCTACCGCACCCGGCGCCAGTTACTACCGTCCACCTGAGCAGGGAATGATTATGAACGACGTTACCTATCACTATGAACAATGCCTGCCGTCACTGGGTCAGTTCCGCATTCGCCCCCTGCGATTGGCGGACGATCTGTCACTGATCCATCGATGGCTCAGCGACGATCATGCCCGTTTCTGGGGCATGCAGGACATGTCACCGGATCAGCTTGACGAGTTTTACCGGAATCTGCGTTCGTCCGGCGAAGGCGACGCTTTTATCGGCCTGCACAATGGCCAGCCTGCTTTCCTGATGGAAACCTATCA
Proteins encoded in this region:
- a CDS encoding DUF3833 domain-containing protein, producing the protein MQIPRPSATQAGLRLPLWLLLTVILAGCAGPTLDDYGDRHPQLVPDRFFDGELSAQGVVKDWSGKVIRTFDADIDASWDARGVGTLDEVFRFDDGEVQTRTWTLTPSDAGYHADAGDVVEPGTMRWQGNAIHMNYVLRVSYGDGTIDVRMDDWMYLVTPDTLINQTTMSKWGVDVGEVVLVITKNDND
- a CDS encoding acyl-CoA dehydrogenase C-terminal domain-containing protein codes for the protein MPVYKAPLRDMKFLLNDVFDYPGHYASLRSGENATPDIVEAILSECGKFCEEVLSPLYQPGDEEGCKLADGVVTTPKGYKEAYEQYAMGGWQGLSAPEEYGGQGLPASMGLLKQEMMGTANWPFSMYPGLSLGAMNTIYLHGSEDQKQTYLVPLTEGTWGGTMCLTEPQCGTDLGQVKTKAEPQADGSYKLTGTKIFISSGDHDLTENIVHIVLARLPDAPKGTKGISLFIVPKFLPDGNGGIGERNGVNCGSLEKKMGIKASATCVMNFDEATGFLIGPENEGLNCMFTFMNTARIGTAIQGVGPAELSYQWALDYAKERRSMRALSGKKDPEHVADALIHHADVRRMLLTQKAIAEGGRGMLYYAARVADHMVEGHSEGDEKKAAKYDDKLGFLTPILKGFLTELGNEAANIGMQVFGGHGYIREHGMEQIARDTRIATLYEGTTGIQALDLLGRKVLLMTQGGAVREFTLIIANFARKHLTDKRLRPFAVELLKLTAQWNLLTVRIMLAARKDRDVVSAAAHDFLMYSGYVSMAYIWARQAAVAADKLDNGGDESEEFYKAKLATAEFYYERLLPRAQAHATSMLSPSKNLMQLDAEDMSFTA
- a CDS encoding pyridoxal phosphate-dependent decarboxylase family protein, producing the protein MSDHPAFSSTAVTPPLSPDSAKTDHFLFNSTNLTHYRSSLLQGLDLIEARMKKVKQPFSGILPRELAEQFEQLDLDQPCNGMDEALAELDRLYLEDAVYFHHPHYTAHLNCPVTIPAITAELIQASFNTSVDTWDQSGGGTFIEQRLIDWTANRIGFDRNADGVFTSGGTQSNLMAMLLARDNLSQHFWQHSTREQGLHPDAHRFRIFCSEVSHFSIQKAAALLGLGYDAVVPVPCDAYYRMDLSALTHAIETTREQGLLPMAVVATAGTTDFGSIDPITPIAELSRREGLWLHVDAAYGCGLLTSSRHRHLLKGIEQADSVTVDYHKSFLQPVSCSALLVRHKHTLGCVTWHAEYLNPLCQRQEGTPNLVDKSLQTTRRFDALKLWLTLRALGPEAIGSAFDKVIHLARQGYLLLLSDNDIEILHQPQLSTLVFRYRPDMAMSEATLDQLNQSIRKALMRSGEALVAATRVHGRQYLKFTLLNPDTHIRDVQAVLRLIKRHGAEALSAHTADYTQQPMEVAHVG
- a CDS encoding lysine N(6)-hydroxylase/L-ornithine N(5)-oxygenase family protein, with product MSDNTLDFIAIGLGPFNLSLACLAEPLEDLSGLVLDENPQFDWHPGMMLENARLQTPFLSDLVTLADPTSPYSFLNYLKARGRIYSFYIRESFFLLRREYNQYCQWAASQLSNVRFNTRVEAIHYDDTANHYVVTARCSRNGNEQRFRARRLVLGTGPRPAVPPCCEHLDGSAIHSSGYLDHKSELQTQPSITVLGSGQSAAEIFHDLLQDVDRFGYQLNWITRSPRFFPLEYSKLTLEMTSPEYVDYFHDLPAETRDDLVTNQKHLYKGINTDLINDIFDLLYTKRLATDVPVNLLTNSRLESARFCGNSKHHELTFRHLEQDRPFSLNTAGLVLATGYQYREPDFLKGIAGRLRRDNRGRFAVGRNYSIDHQGREIFVQNAELHTHGFVTPDLGMACYRNAWILRELTGREPYAIEQAIAFQQFGAPEFDGVMQATGSPMEPA
- a CDS encoding MFS transporter; translation: MTVKHWLVAITIAAVVSDSMLLPFYPHFFASVFGITDPGHIGLYLSACCLTIVLAFPMWARISRRIPVLQLLIPTQLAAGGLSILCYWADTPLSFWILSLVMLVFKGSYLLVYPMIMAAERQDNHGNTIGLLSVVVHIGGIAGAVLGGVVLQWFEPRQVFLVMAVSDFIQTGVCLYLIRRPDSRPESEEPSKAAPEKSRVTSTVIYKLGLVMFLFYFSAYLTRPFFVRYWESVTPTTGEILSGLVFAIPAGIAILALWLNARSGRTRSPGEGLLTAMMLGSVGLALQGLNQEWLILAGRCLFGWALFQVTVQLDQLLFALSHPEAYATDFSKINIFQQLGVLAAASSAGGLVGLLGLQIPFAVAAAGLVFTAAVYAALFYRTRRQLLPST